The proteins below come from a single Candidatus Delongbacteria bacterium genomic window:
- a CDS encoding CoA transferase subunit A yields MNKIIPASKVAELIKDGDTVMIGGFLSCGTPHKLIDEVLKSGKSNLTVICNDSGFAEDTAHNKAGIGRLIVNKQVSHVMTSHIGTNKETGRQMNNNETKVTLVPQGTLAEQIRAAGCGLGGILTPTGLGTEVEIGKDVLTIDGKKFILEKPLKANVALVKGAVVDKKGNIRYEKTERNFNPLMAMAADIVIVEATKIVEVGEIDPEAVVTSHIFIDYIVEGGM; encoded by the coding sequence ATGAATAAAATTATTCCGGCTTCTAAAGTTGCCGAACTTATCAAAGATGGCGATACTGTGATGATTGGAGGATTTCTTTCCTGCGGTACTCCTCATAAATTGATTGATGAAGTTTTAAAAAGTGGAAAATCTAATTTAACTGTTATCTGTAATGATTCAGGTTTTGCTGAAGATACTGCTCATAATAAAGCTGGTATTGGAAGATTGATTGTTAATAAACAAGTTTCTCATGTTATGACATCTCACATTGGAACAAACAAAGAGACCGGTCGTCAGATGAATAATAACGAGACCAAAGTTACTTTAGTTCCTCAAGGTACATTGGCTGAGCAAATTAGAGCTGCTGGATGTGGGCTTGGAGGAATTTTGACTCCAACTGGACTTGGAACTGAAGTTGAAATTGGTAAGGATGTTCTGACTATCGATGGTAAAAAATTTATTCTCGAAAAGCCTCTTAAGGCAAATGTTGCACTGGTTAAAGGTGCGGTTGTAGATAAAAAAGGTAACATTAGATATGAGAAAACAGAGCGAAACTTTAATCCTTTAATGGCTATGGCTGCTGATATTGTTATTGTTGAAGCTACAAAAATCGTTGAAGTTGGTGAGATTGACCCTGAAGCGGTTGTGACATCTCACATTTTTATTGATTACATAGTGGAAGGGGGGATGTAA
- a CDS encoding aminotransferase class III-fold pyridoxal phosphate-dependent enzyme, with protein sequence MKEMPKLNLENSFSEFERAKSLIPGGVLGIRRPYNFVDGEFPIFYDNGKGGRVTDVDGNECIDYLCAYGPIIIGNREEEIDNAVIEQIQTKGFCFSLTQKYQNLLAEKMKELIPCSEMSVFVCTGSDATTTATRISRSYTGKKKILRCGYHGWHDWCVEVKGGIPEKLYEDVHEFHYNDISSLENLLKEHGDDVAAVIITPLGHPLALEMEEPTKGYLEAVKELTHKFGAVLIFDEIRTGFRVSIGGAQKYYGVTPDLAVFGKAMANGYPIGAVTGKAEIMKEIEHNVFLSSTFFPNSLSYVAALKTIEIMERDHVIETIWEKGRYYMDKVQALIDEYKIGARITGIPPMTFITFDKDKEKTYKAKRTDFYTQLIRRGVFQQPFHHGYICYRHTKEDLDYTINAIKEAFEYIKEKYNL encoded by the coding sequence ATGAAAGAGATGCCAAAACTAAATCTTGAAAACTCTTTTAGTGAGTTCGAAAGAGCAAAATCTTTGATTCCTGGTGGGGTGCTTGGAATTAGAAGACCATACAATTTTGTTGATGGTGAGTTTCCTATTTTCTATGATAATGGAAAAGGTGGAAGAGTGACTGATGTGGATGGCAATGAGTGTATCGATTATTTATGTGCTTATGGACCGATCATTATTGGTAATAGGGAAGAAGAGATTGATAATGCTGTTATTGAGCAGATTCAAACAAAAGGATTCTGTTTTTCTCTTACTCAAAAATATCAAAACCTTTTAGCAGAGAAAATGAAAGAATTGATTCCTTGTTCTGAAATGAGCGTTTTCGTTTGTACAGGGTCTGATGCGACTACAACTGCTACAAGAATTTCAAGATCTTACACAGGAAAGAAAAAAATTCTTAGATGTGGCTATCATGGATGGCATGACTGGTGTGTAGAAGTTAAAGGTGGTATTCCTGAAAAACTTTACGAAGATGTGCACGAATTTCATTACAATGATATTTCAAGTTTAGAAAATTTACTTAAAGAACATGGTGATGATGTTGCTGCTGTTATTATCACTCCTCTTGGACATCCTTTAGCTCTTGAAATGGAAGAACCTACAAAAGGTTACTTGGAAGCTGTAAAAGAGCTTACTCACAAGTTTGGTGCTGTCCTTATTTTTGATGAGATCAGAACTGGTTTTAGAGTTTCTATTGGTGGAGCTCAAAAATATTATGGTGTTACACCAGATCTTGCTGTTTTTGGAAAAGCTATGGCTAATGGATATCCTATTGGTGCTGTTACAGGTAAAGCAGAAATTATGAAAGAGATCGAGCATAATGTATTCCTATCTTCAACTTTCTTCCCTAATAGTTTAAGCTATGTTGCAGCTCTTAAAACTATAGAGATTATGGAAAGAGATCATGTAATTGAAACTATCTGGGAAAAAGGTAGATATTACATGGATAAAGTTCAAGCTCTGATTGATGAATACAAAATTGGTGCAAGAATTACAGGTATTCCACCAATGACATTCATTACTTTTGACAAAGATAAAGAAAAAACTTACAAAGCTAAGCGTACAGATTTTTATACTCAATTGATCAGACGTGGTGTATTCCAACAACCTTTCCATCATGGATATATCTGTTACAGACATACTAAAGAGGATTTGGATTATACAATTAACGCCATCAAAGAGGCTTTTGAATATATAAAAGAAAAGTATAATTTATAA
- a CDS encoding winged helix-turn-helix transcriptional regulator, producing MLYIQNMKEENKRNITDSFVKVLDIYTEFNKHPKDYGTGELLYLTEIHLLHAIGKMDEPYITKLAETMGVTKGAISQTLSKLEKKGYVEKCKDPSNNSRLLVKLTNKGKIAYYGHEHYHERTDADLMKYLSSIDDSNTPFIMDLFENLETWLLKCLHTER from the coding sequence ATGCTATACATTCAGAACATGAAAGAAGAGAATAAAAGAAATATTACTGATAGCTTTGTCAAGGTACTTGATATCTACACAGAGTTTAATAAACATCCAAAAGATTATGGTACTGGAGAATTATTATATCTAACAGAAATCCACCTATTACATGCTATAGGTAAAATGGATGAACCATACATTACAAAATTAGCTGAGACTATGGGTGTCACTAAAGGTGCAATATCACAAACATTGAGCAAATTAGAAAAAAAAGGCTATGTCGAGAAGTGTAAAGATCCTTCAAATAATAGTAGGCTTTTAGTTAAGCTTACAAATAAGGGTAAAATAGCGTATTACGGTCATGAGCATTACCATGAAAGAACAGACGCAGATCTAATGAAGTATCTTTCATCTATTGATGATTCAAATACTCCTTTTATAATGGATCTATTTGAAAATTTAGAGACTTGGCTTTTAAAGTGTTTACATACTGAACGATAA
- a CDS encoding choice-of-anchor D domain-containing protein, whose amino-acid sequence MKIVTMLILALFLSTGWLNAKPHNEKKAKLFESENFAFQNMQKEKMVKYIKGKSGLNESFEGSVDGWTVSSGASAPDNPWGIYNGGSYTTPYDGTLFAYYSCYNNDFGQEGHINTPLLSPTAGDTQLSFWVEYFLIEGDYGNTAELFVDVYDNSADTWYESSDNLIDGQHGAGWLNHTIDLNNYLGQNFTNKEVIVRYRAISDWGSYNIGLDLVVGPEIYVPADPIFSITPISKDFGTVLMNTTSSSQIFTIENEGGGTLTIGAGDVSLTGIDASQFTLTAFSGLSLATGETGNVEVAFAPTSEGAKTAALTINHNAAKGTAEIPLTGTCVGEITEVIIGDGTLTSLNLPIHPYFGYTYSQVIYLQSEINVSDKRIHRLSYHWNGSGSGTNSKQWEIYLGHTSKSIFTAVSDWIPLGNLTKVFDGTVNITAVDGWIDIDLDQSFIYNNSDNIVIAVYEKQPSYGSISEKFFGTPLPSNRSLLLYNDTSSLVVPSAPGNGNLVSGIANIKIHVEDLPTNPIFSVTPTSKNFGQQYLNSSSEPQTFTVTNTGSGNMTINPSDITLIGADANQFILSNIALTQNLTSGQSFGVNVAFNPTSLGNKTAQLQIVDNISKATNVVNLSGEGSDLVTIGTGIVTTLNLPLNPYYGYNYSQTIYYQNEINVSDQRIEKIYYYWNGINNGQNSKNWSIFMGHTDKVVFETSTDWIPSTGLTQVFTGDVSISATEGWIEIILDNPFIYNNIDNLVIAVDENSSGNDGSSTKFFGTSTVGVTRGLRYQSDSTDPNPATPPAATSVVSGIANIQLKFGEIPAVPTFSINPSTKDFGEIELGTDDSQVFTISNTGAGTLEISDIQLTGDASYSLTGETTASLANGETHQFTITFAPSTVGVKDANIAITDNISKAVNNVVITGEGYVRPAGSTCSNPYIVTFPLIDPIISNTSQYGNDYNNSMITNGSLTTNASTSYINGYDFIAQFTLTEPMLLNGSLIGASGDWLGLLILAEEPNLVTPAQVLKSTGCGSGTSCSITNFELQAGTYYAIVSTYPTPYTANFILNLSVATIPNPPQNLIATYVNGNNYVDLTWETPVSKKFTKFSKTSRNSESQVIEEVKAFTHYNVYKNNMKIAETTELTYKAENLSNGNYTFAVTAVHSDPVRESAKEEADLVTVNYDQQIVVTDLSYALENTGIWTPVDQIINETETLNFSITANDPDGNDLGYSWKVNGTEVSTIANYDFTTDYTSAGNYVVTLFVTDNFAKKQISSKKVTNSPSKKDTKSNVSYTWNVTVNDVDQNILVTNLNYANVDGGIWTPVDQIINETEALNFGITAIDPDGNNLEYSWKLGGTEVSTTANYDFTTNYTSAGSYVVTLNVTDNYAKKTSSKISKVKEQKSSLNYTWNVTVNDVDQNIIVNDLSYANNNSGVWTPIDQNINELQSLNFSIAAIDPDGNNLEYSWKLDGLEVSTTASYDYTTDYTNAGNHSITLHVSDNFTMKKPTKNDLIYTWNVVVHDIDQNIIVSNLSYANENSGVWAPVNQVINETEALNFSITAFDPDGNNLNFSWKLNGSVVSTTTNYDFLTGYESAGNYMVSLFVTDNYSKNTLTYIWSVTVNDMAQSVIITDLSYATEVGGAWTPNDQIINETESLSFSVLAYDPDGNDLIYSWKVNGIEASTISTYLFTTDYTSAGNYEIMLVLDKESKKLGTKSSTTFTWNVTVNDIDTAAPEITNISGTSWYTTLPMNVILTVSDDNAISEIVGYYKINGVENSYVMTLSKFGKGMYTYTGTIPAQMADITGVTYFYMKDEFNNSTTSSEYTIEWTTENISVPTNLAASVVSLVNVQLSWSTPVKNIVEQTKELLGYNVYREGAKIAENVPFNSYLDEDLAIGTYTYNVSAVYRTGESTLSASVEITIDNVPTETINQMADDTPSQAPWPNNLNEYTNTLDEFGWTSFDIVPQSKDLQMGSIKSIVASFTWISVDFIDEGTLNFKSPDGMIVSIPAIDLWNGEYDVPVQRVIALTEFIGKMGCGKWEVWISDSSGDGGHQILDFNFMIEIYAPIEIDNITLNSGWNMISSFIIPTEKDIEALFAPVQDHLIIMKNDRGQLYTPFYGGVNTIGNYDNEDGYQVKMDNSKASYSLEFSGHRSLLHLMPIAIEEGWNMIGYLKSQEMNVVDVMAPHVADIMIIKNGSGQFYIPSYGINTIGNMIPGKGYKLQSFNDFDLEYPADAKSVSQKKTELVTPKQTTHFQIPEITENNMTLVIPNSVISNLLDNGDEIAVFNESGICCGAVVYDDINTAVTVWEDDSTTKDLDGIKSEEKFYLVAWDESKQIELNAVGVEYVNNSGFYQTDAVVIVEKIDGFETFTGVEEILPTVTRLYQNYPNPFNPETTINFDIASPGLVTISVYNMKGELVKTLVNTIYDISRVSAKWNGTDNKNKLVANGVYFYKMAAPNYTKILKAVFVK is encoded by the coding sequence ATGAAAATTGTAACAATGCTAATTTTAGCTTTGTTTCTAAGTACAGGTTGGCTAAATGCTAAACCTCATAACGAGAAAAAGGCAAAGCTGTTTGAAAGTGAAAATTTTGCATTTCAGAATATGCAAAAAGAGAAAATGGTAAAATATATAAAGGGAAAAAGCGGCCTAAATGAAAGCTTTGAAGGTTCAGTTGATGGTTGGACTGTGAGTTCTGGAGCTTCTGCACCAGACAACCCATGGGGGATTTACAATGGAGGATCATATACTACTCCATATGACGGTACTCTTTTTGCATATTACAGCTGTTACAACAACGATTTTGGTCAAGAAGGTCATATCAACACTCCCTTACTTTCTCCAACTGCTGGAGATACACAATTAAGCTTCTGGGTTGAATATTTTTTAATTGAAGGAGATTATGGTAATACTGCCGAATTGTTTGTTGATGTTTACGATAACAGTGCTGATACTTGGTATGAAAGTTCTGATAATTTAATCGATGGGCAACATGGTGCAGGATGGCTAAACCATACTATAGATCTAAACAATTATTTAGGTCAAAATTTTACTAACAAAGAAGTGATAGTACGTTATAGGGCTATTTCAGATTGGGGATCTTACAATATAGGGTTAGATCTTGTTGTAGGACCAGAAATATATGTACCTGCTGATCCTATCTTTTCAATAACACCAATTTCAAAAGATTTTGGTACTGTATTAATGAATACGACTTCAAGTTCTCAGATTTTTACTATTGAGAACGAAGGTGGTGGAACTCTAACAATAGGAGCTGGAGATGTATCATTAACTGGTATTGATGCTTCACAGTTTACATTGACAGCTTTCTCAGGACTTAGTCTTGCGACAGGAGAAACTGGAAATGTTGAAGTAGCTTTTGCACCAACATCTGAAGGTGCAAAAACTGCAGCCCTTACAATAAATCACAATGCAGCAAAAGGAACAGCCGAAATTCCTCTAACTGGTACATGTGTTGGTGAAATAACTGAAGTTATAATCGGAGACGGAACATTAACTTCATTAAATCTGCCAATCCACCCGTACTTTGGATATACTTATTCTCAAGTTATATATTTACAATCCGAGATCAATGTCTCTGACAAAAGAATTCATAGATTATCGTATCATTGGAATGGTTCAGGTTCAGGAACAAACAGTAAACAATGGGAAATATATTTAGGACACACATCGAAAAGCATTTTCACTGCTGTTTCAGATTGGATCCCTCTAGGTAACTTAACTAAAGTTTTTGATGGAACTGTTAATATTACTGCTGTAGATGGATGGATAGACATTGATTTAGATCAATCTTTTATTTATAATAATTCAGACAACATAGTTATCGCGGTTTATGAAAAGCAACCTAGTTATGGATCAATATCGGAAAAGTTTTTTGGCACTCCTCTTCCTTCTAATAGGAGTTTGCTCTTGTATAATGATACTTCTTCGCTTGTCGTTCCAAGTGCTCCCGGAAATGGTAATCTTGTTTCTGGCATAGCTAATATTAAGATTCATGTTGAAGATCTTCCTACAAACCCAATATTTTCAGTAACACCAACGAGTAAAAATTTTGGACAGCAATATCTCAACAGTAGTTCAGAACCTCAAACTTTTACTGTCACTAATACTGGTAGTGGAAATATGACTATTAATCCATCTGACATAACTTTGATAGGAGCAGATGCTAACCAATTCATTTTAAGTAATATTGCTTTGACACAAAATCTAACAAGTGGACAATCTTTCGGAGTCAATGTAGCCTTCAACCCAACTTCATTAGGTAATAAAACTGCACAACTCCAAATTGTTGACAATATAAGTAAAGCAACAAACGTTGTTAATTTAAGTGGAGAAGGCTCAGATCTTGTTACTATTGGTACGGGCATTGTGACAACATTAAATCTACCATTAAACCCATATTATGGATATAACTACTCTCAAACAATCTACTACCAGAATGAAATCAATGTATCAGATCAGCGAATAGAAAAAATTTACTATTATTGGAATGGTATAAACAACGGACAAAATAGTAAAAATTGGTCGATATTTATGGGGCATACCGATAAAGTAGTTTTCGAAACAAGTACAGATTGGATTCCTTCGACTGGTTTGACTCAAGTTTTTACCGGTGATGTTTCTATTTCTGCCACAGAAGGCTGGATAGAAATCATCCTGGATAACCCGTTTATCTATAACAATATTGATAATCTCGTAATTGCAGTTGATGAAAATTCATCAGGAAATGATGGAAGTTCAACAAAATTTTTTGGGACTTCGACAGTTGGAGTTACTAGAGGTCTAAGATATCAAAGCGATAGCACAGATCCAAATCCGGCAACACCACCTGCAGCAACATCTGTAGTTTCAGGGATCGCAAATATTCAGTTGAAATTTGGTGAAATTCCTGCTGTTCCAACGTTCTCGATAAATCCATCTACCAAAGATTTTGGAGAAATTGAACTGGGAACAGATGATTCTCAAGTATTTACTATTTCTAATACAGGTGCAGGAACACTTGAGATTTCAGATATTCAACTTACAGGAGATGCATCCTATAGTTTAACAGGAGAAACAACAGCTTCACTTGCAAATGGTGAAACTCATCAATTTACTATTACTTTTGCTCCATCTACTGTGGGTGTTAAAGATGCTAATATTGCGATAACAGACAATATAAGCAAGGCAGTAAATAATGTTGTAATAACCGGTGAAGGATATGTAAGGCCTGCTGGCTCAACATGCTCCAATCCTTATATTGTTACATTTCCTCTTATAGATCCTATAATTAGTAATACAAGTCAATACGGCAACGATTATAACAACTCTATGATAACAAATGGGAGTCTTACTACCAATGCATCCACATCTTATATCAATGGCTACGATTTTATAGCACAATTTACCCTAACAGAACCTATGCTTTTAAATGGTAGTTTAATTGGTGCAAGTGGAGATTGGTTAGGACTGTTAATTTTAGCAGAAGAACCGAATTTAGTCACACCTGCCCAAGTACTAAAATCTACTGGTTGTGGTAGTGGTACTAGTTGTTCGATTACTAATTTTGAATTACAAGCTGGTACTTACTACGCTATCGTATCAACTTATCCAACCCCATACACTGCCAATTTTATATTAAATTTATCTGTCGCAACTATCCCTAATCCACCACAAAATTTAATTGCAACATATGTTAATGGTAATAATTATGTGGATTTAACTTGGGAAACTCCAGTATCTAAAAAGTTTACTAAATTTAGTAAAACATCTAGAAATTCTGAATCACAAGTTATTGAAGAAGTAAAAGCATTTACACATTACAATGTTTATAAAAACAACATGAAAATCGCTGAAACTACAGAATTAACTTACAAAGCAGAAAACCTTAGCAATGGTAATTATACATTTGCTGTGACTGCAGTTCATTCAGATCCTGTAAGAGAATCTGCTAAAGAAGAAGCTGATCTTGTTACTGTTAATTATGATCAACAAATTGTTGTAACAGATCTTTCTTACGCACTTGAAAACACAGGAATCTGGACTCCAGTTGATCAAATTATAAACGAAACTGAAACTCTTAATTTCTCTATCACAGCTAATGATCCTGATGGAAATGACCTAGGGTACTCTTGGAAAGTTAACGGTACTGAAGTTTCAACAATAGCAAATTATGACTTCACGACAGACTACACAAGTGCTGGTAATTATGTTGTGACATTATTTGTAACAGACAATTTTGCGAAAAAACAGATCTCTTCAAAGAAAGTGACAAATTCTCCATCTAAAAAAGATACAAAAAGCAATGTTTCATATACTTGGAATGTAACAGTAAACGATGTAGATCAAAACATTCTTGTTACTAACCTAAATTATGCTAATGTAGATGGTGGAATCTGGACTCCAGTAGATCAAATAATAAATGAGACTGAAGCTCTAAATTTTGGCATTACTGCTATCGATCCAGATGGTAACAATCTTGAATATTCATGGAAACTTGGTGGAACTGAAGTTTCAACAACAGCAAATTATGATTTCACTACAAATTATACAAGTGCTGGAAGTTATGTAGTAACTCTGAATGTTACAGACAATTATGCAAAAAAAACATCTTCTAAAATTTCAAAAGTTAAAGAACAAAAAAGCAGTCTAAACTACACTTGGAATGTGACAGTAAACGATGTTGATCAAAATATTATCGTAAATGATCTATCGTATGCAAACAATAATTCTGGCGTTTGGACTCCTATAGATCAAAACATCAATGAACTACAATCCTTGAATTTCAGCATTGCTGCTATCGATCCAGATGGTAACAATCTTGAATATTCTTGGAAATTGGATGGTTTAGAAGTTTCAACGACAGCAAGTTATGATTATACAACTGATTATACTAATGCAGGAAATCATTCAATCACTCTTCATGTATCAGATAATTTTACTATGAAGAAACCAACAAAAAATGATTTAATTTACACTTGGAATGTAGTAGTACATGATATTGATCAAAATATTATTGTATCAAATCTATCGTATGCTAATGAGAACAGTGGTGTATGGGCTCCAGTGAATCAAGTTATAAACGAAACTGAAGCACTTAATTTCAGTATTACTGCATTTGACCCTGATGGAAACAACCTGAATTTTTCATGGAAATTAAATGGCTCTGTCGTTTCAACAACCACGAATTACGACTTCCTGACTGGCTATGAAAGTGCTGGAAATTATATGGTTTCTCTTTTCGTAACAGATAATTACAGTAAAAACACTTTAACTTACATATGGAGTGTTACAGTAAACGACATGGCTCAAAGTGTAATTATTACTGATCTATCATATGCTACAGAAGTCGGTGGGGCCTGGACTCCTAATGATCAGATAATAAATGAAACTGAAAGTCTGAGCTTCTCTGTTTTAGCATACGACCCTGACGGGAACGATTTGATCTATTCTTGGAAAGTAAATGGTATTGAAGCTTCTACGATTTCTACATATTTGTTTACTACTGATTACACTAGTGCTGGAAATTATGAAATTATGCTAGTACTTGACAAAGAATCTAAAAAACTTGGAACAAAAAGTAGTACGACATTCACTTGGAATGTGACAGTAAATGATATAGATACAGCAGCACCTGAGATTACTAATATCTCTGGTACATCGTGGTATACTACTTTGCCAATGAATGTAATTTTAACAGTATCAGATGACAATGCTATTTCAGAAATAGTTGGTTACTATAAAATCAACGGAGTAGAAAACTCATATGTAATGACATTATCTAAATTTGGTAAAGGAATGTACACTTATACAGGTACTATACCAGCACAGATGGCAGATATTACAGGTGTAACTTACTTCTACATGAAAGATGAATTTAACAATAGTACAACAAGTTCAGAGTACACAATTGAATGGACTACTGAAAATATCTCAGTCCCAACAAACTTAGCAGCTTCAGTAGTTTCACTTGTAAATGTTCAACTTTCATGGTCAACTCCTGTTAAGAATATTGTTGAACAAACAAAAGAATTACTTGGTTACAATGTTTATAGAGAAGGCGCAAAAATAGCTGAAAACGTACCATTTAACTCATACTTAGATGAGGATCTTGCGATAGGAACATACACCTATAATGTTAGTGCTGTATACCGTACTGGAGAATCAACTTTATCTGCAAGTGTCGAAATTACAATTGATAATGTTCCAACTGAGACAATAAATCAAATGGCAGACGATACTCCTTCACAAGCTCCTTGGCCTAACAATCTAAATGAATACACCAATACTCTGGATGAATTTGGCTGGACATCATTTGATATTGTACCTCAAAGTAAAGATCTTCAAATGGGAAGTATCAAAAGTATTGTGGCTTCATTTACTTGGATTTCAGTGGATTTTATTGACGAAGGAACTTTAAATTTTAAATCCCCAGATGGAATGATTGTTTCTATTCCAGCAATAGATCTATGGAATGGCGAATATGATGTTCCTGTACAACGTGTTATAGCCCTAACAGAATTCATAGGTAAAATGGGGTGTGGAAAATGGGAAGTGTGGATTTCGGATTCGTCAGGAGACGGAGGGCACCAAATTCTTGACTTTAATTTCATGATTGAAATCTATGCTCCGATCGAGATTGATAATATTACACTTAACTCTGGTTGGAACATGATCTCTTCTTTCATTATTCCAACTGAAAAAGATATTGAAGCACTTTTTGCTCCTGTTCAAGACCACCTTATTATCATGAAGAATGATAGAGGTCAACTTTACACTCCATTCTATGGAGGTGTAAATACTATTGGAAATTATGACAATGAAGATGGTTATCAAGTAAAAATGGACAATTCTAAAGCTAGTTACAGTTTAGAGTTTAGCGGACATAGATCATTACTTCATCTAATGCCTATAGCTATCGAAGAAGGATGGAATATGATTGGCTACTTGAAGTCACAAGAAATGAACGTAGTTGATGTTATGGCTCCACATGTTGCAGATATCATGATAATCAAGAATGGGTCAGGACAGTTCTATATTCCAAGTTATGGTATTAATACTATAGGTAATATGATTCCTGGAAAAGGTTACAAACTACAATCATTCAATGATTTTGATCTTGAGTATCCTGCTGATGCGAAATCTGTATCTCAAAAGAAAACAGAATTAGTAACTCCAAAGCAAACAACTCACTTCCAAATTCCAGAAATTACAGAAAACAACATGACTCTGGTTATACCGAACAGCGTAATATCAAATCTTTTAGATAATGGTGATGAAATAGCGGTGTTTAATGAATCGGGAATTTGTTGTGGTGCTGTAGTTTATGACGATATAAACACTGCTGTAACTGTTTGGGAAGATGACAGTACAACAAAAGATTTAGATGGCATCAAATCTGAAGAAAAATTCTATCTTGTTGCATGGGATGAATCTAAGCAGATTGAATTAAATGCTGTAGGAGTTGAATATGTCAACAACTCTGGTTTTTATCAAACAGATGCAGTTGTTATAGTAGAGAAAATTGATGGTTTTGAGACATTTACTGGAGTTGAAGAAATTTTACCTACAGTTACAAGACTTTACCAAAATTATCCAAATCCTTTTAATCCTGAAACAACAATCAATTTTGACATTGCTTCCCCAGGATTGGTAACTATTAGTGTTTACAACATGAAAGGTGAATTAGTTAAAACACTGGTCAATACTATCTATGATATTAGTAGAGTTAGTGCAAAATGGAATGGAACTGATAATAAAAACAAACTTGTAGCAAATGGCGTTTATTTCTACAAGATGGCCGCACCAAATTACACAAAAATTCTCAAAGCAGTTTTTGTAAAATAA